A single Aquificaceae bacterium DNA region contains:
- a CDS encoding DUF202 domain-containing protein — translation METLAVITQKIHASVLLEWTARASGVIGVFMIIAGLITFYLDIKYIEGGIPVHPKEVTDPRIYMAAERTFLAWVRTAIALIVFGFVIEKFEFFLLQLEKVFNIHLAEEHHRLVGIGIFVIVVGLLTLILGMANFYRTIQQVDKGFYRTHTWLYKAYGVVIFIACLVLTFYVLKVI, via the coding sequence TTGGAGACACTGGCTGTCATTACCCAAAAGATACATGCTTCTGTGCTTCTTGAATGGACCGCCAGAGCCTCTGGAGTTATAGGGGTTTTTATGATTATCGCAGGTTTAATTACCTTCTACTTAGACATAAAATACATAGAAGGAGGCATTCCTGTGCATCCAAAGGAAGTTACAGACCCAAGGATTTACATGGCAGCGGAGAGGACCTTTCTTGCTTGGGTGAGGACTGCCATAGCTCTTATAGTTTTTGGCTTTGTTATAGAGAAGTTTGAGTTTTTCCTGCTTCAGCTTGAAAAGGTTTTTAACATTCACCTTGCAGAAGAACACCACAGGCTTGTAGGCATAGGTATCTTTGTTATAGTGGTTGGCTTGCTTACCTTAATCCTTGGCATGGCTAACTTCTATAGAACTATACAGCAGGTTGACAAAGGCTTCTATAGGACACACACTTGGCTTTACAAGGCTTATGGAGTGGTTATATTTATAGCCTGCTTGGTGCTAACCTTCTACGTGCTGAAGGTAATATAG
- a CDS encoding FAD-dependent oxidoreductase: MRSYDVVVIGAGGAGLRTAIECARDPSIRVAVVSKVYPTRSHTGAAQGGLNAALGNAVPQDSPEAHAFDTIKGSDFLADQDAVYFMCKHAPEVVYELDRWGVPFSRMEDGRIAQRPFGGASFPRTVYSADRTGHVLLHTLFEQALARENIDFFNEFFLLDLIHDGQRVKGVSLYDIKNGEVVNLKAKAVVLATGGFARIYWQRSTNAIGNTGDGVAVALLNGLPLKDIEFIQFHPTGLAKTGILLSEACRGEGGYLINKFGERFMARYAPQKMELAPRDLVSRSIEYEIREGRGFGEGTSAYVLLDLRHLGEEKIKERLPQVRQLAIDFEGVDPVYDPVPIRPSAHYCMGGVHVENYMTSATPLEGLYAVGECACVSVHGANRLGGNSLIELLVFGKFCGISAREYAKQVDFLELSEGEKAKGKELIEGLMKREGYEKLADIRKRMGEITWEKMGIFRDEKSLQSAYEELSELLERWENIPVVDKSKVFNTNLIEVLELRNMLHLARAVAYCALHRRESRGGHYREDYPERDDENFLKHTLVWQEGDKLKIEYIDVKIIYHQPAERKY, encoded by the coding sequence ATGAGAAGCTATGACGTGGTAGTTATAGGTGCAGGTGGTGCTGGTCTTCGCACTGCCATAGAGTGTGCAAGGGACCCATCCATAAGGGTGGCGGTGGTCTCAAAGGTCTATCCTACAAGGTCTCATACAGGTGCAGCACAAGGGGGTCTAAACGCCGCCCTTGGAAACGCAGTTCCTCAAGATAGCCCAGAAGCCCACGCCTTTGATACCATAAAGGGTTCTGACTTTTTGGCAGACCAAGATGCAGTCTATTTTATGTGCAAACATGCACCCGAGGTGGTTTACGAGCTTGACCGTTGGGGTGTGCCCTTTTCAAGAATGGAGGATGGCAGGATAGCCCAAAGACCCTTTGGTGGTGCATCTTTTCCAAGGACTGTTTACTCTGCAGACAGGACGGGACACGTGCTTTTGCATACCCTCTTTGAGCAGGCACTCGCCAGAGAAAACATAGACTTTTTCAACGAGTTTTTCCTTCTTGACCTTATCCACGACGGACAGAGGGTCAAGGGTGTGTCCCTATACGATATAAAAAACGGAGAGGTGGTAAACCTAAAGGCTAAGGCGGTAGTCCTTGCAACCGGCGGTTTTGCACGCATATACTGGCAAAGAAGCACCAACGCCATAGGAAACACAGGCGATGGTGTGGCGGTAGCCCTTCTTAATGGTCTCCCCCTAAAGGATATAGAGTTTATCCAGTTTCATCCCACAGGTCTTGCCAAAACTGGCATACTGCTTTCAGAAGCCTGTAGAGGAGAGGGTGGCTATTTAATAAACAAGTTTGGTGAGCGTTTTATGGCAAGGTATGCACCCCAGAAGATGGAGCTTGCACCCAGAGATTTGGTCTCAAGGTCCATAGAGTATGAAATAAGAGAAGGAAGAGGTTTTGGAGAAGGCACGTCTGCCTATGTGCTTTTGGACCTAAGACACCTCGGAGAAGAAAAAATAAAGGAAAGACTACCTCAGGTGCGTCAGCTTGCCATAGATTTTGAAGGTGTAGACCCTGTTTATGACCCCGTGCCCATAAGACCCTCTGCCCACTACTGCATGGGTGGCGTGCATGTGGAAAACTACATGACCTCCGCCACACCACTTGAAGGACTTTATGCAGTAGGTGAGTGTGCCTGCGTGTCCGTGCATGGTGCCAACAGGCTTGGAGGAAACTCCCTTATAGAACTTCTGGTCTTTGGAAAGTTCTGTGGCATATCCGCAAGGGAATACGCCAAACAGGTGGATTTTCTTGAGCTTTCGGAGGGAGAAAAGGCTAAGGGTAAAGAGCTTATAGAGGGTCTTATGAAAAGAGAAGGCTATGAAAAACTTGCGGACATAAGGAAAAGGATGGGGGAGATAACTTGGGAAAAGATGGGTATATTCAGGGATGAGAAGTCCCTACAAAGTGCTTACGAGGAGCTTTCTGAACTTTTAGAGCGTTGGGAGAACATTCCAGTGGTGGACAAAAGCAAGGTCTTTAACACAAACCTTATAGAGGTGCTTGAGCTAAGAAACATGCTACACCTTGCAAGAGCGGTCGCCTACTGTGCCCTTCATAGAAGAGAATCAAGGGGTGGACACTACAGAGAGGATTATCCAGAAAGGGACGATGAAAACTTCCTAAAGCATACGTTGGTGTGGCAAGAAGGTGATAAACTGAAGATAGAATATATAGACGTAAAAATAATCTATCACCAACCTGCGGAGAGGAAATACTAA